In the genome of Pempheris klunzingeri isolate RE-2024b chromosome 3, fPemKlu1.hap1, whole genome shotgun sequence, one region contains:
- the dctd gene encoding deoxycytidylate deaminase, giving the protein MEVREQPEPAPVNRKREDYLEWPEYFMAVAFLSAQRSKDPSSQVGACIVNQENKIVGIGYNGMPNGCDDDLLPWSRSADDPLDTKYLYVCHAELNAIMNKNSADVKGCTMYVALFPCNECAKLIIQAGIKDVIYLSDKYHDTPGMEASRRLLSMAGIQYRQFKPKRTEIVIDFNSINHPGTLNGAAK; this is encoded by the exons GAAGAGAGAGGACTACCTGGAATGGCCAGAGTACTTTATGGCTGTGGCCTTTCTGTCAGCACAAAGGAGCAAAGACCCAAgctcacag GTGGGGGCCTGTATAGTGAACCAGGAGAATAAGATCGTCGGCATAGGTTACAACGGTATGCCCAACGGCTGTGACGATGACCTGCTCCCGTGGTCCCGGTCTGCTGATGACCCACTTGACACCAAATACCTCTACG TGTGCCACGCAGAGCTCAACGCCATTATGAACAAGAACAGCGCCGACGTGAAAGGCTGCACCATGTATGTGGCTTTGTTCCCCTGCAACGAGTGTGCCAAGCTCATCATCCAGGCAG GTATTAAAGACGTCATCTATCTGTCTGATAAGTACCACGACACTCCGGGGATGGAGGCTTCCAGACGGCTGCTCAGCATGGCCGGCATACAATACAG gCAGTTCAAGCCCAAGAGGACTGAGATTGTCATTGATTTTAATTCCATTAACCACCCTGGAACGCTGAACGGTGCGGCCAAGTGA